The Brevibacillus brevis genome contains a region encoding:
- a CDS encoding DUF5317 domain-containing protein codes for MLLDVIALSFLVALLRGGRIKELPKFNQMKLLIVTILLQACAVFFPTIGGIFISIAYVFILAFLVFNREFEDMRIFLIGWFLNAIAIWSNNGKMPIDLVQAAKLPYDLEPVINGTNFKHSVLTESSNFPFLTDVIYMPSFIPRIISIGDIFIMLGAFLLVQRLMNKPISLLQLREGKSYATKN; via the coding sequence ATGCTATTGGATGTAATTGCCCTATCTTTTCTCGTAGCATTGCTGCGAGGGGGAAGAATCAAAGAATTACCTAAATTCAACCAAATGAAACTTCTTATCGTTACTATATTGCTGCAGGCTTGTGCAGTCTTCTTCCCTACGATCGGTGGCATTTTCATATCGATCGCGTATGTGTTTATTTTGGCCTTCCTCGTTTTTAATCGAGAATTTGAAGATATGCGGATTTTTTTAATCGGCTGGTTTCTGAATGCGATTGCAATTTGGTCTAACAATGGAAAAATGCCAATCGATTTAGTTCAAGCAGCAAAGCTTCCTTATGATTTAGAGCCAGTTATAAACGGGACGAATTTCAAGCATAGTGTATTGACGGAAAGTTCAAATTTTCCGTTTTTGACGGATGTCATTTACATGCCATCTTTCATTCCTCGGATTATTAGCATCGGCGATATTTTTATTATGTTAGGTGCCTTTTTACTTGTTCAGCGATTGATGAATAAACCGATTTCATTACTACAACTTCGCGAAGGTAAAAGTTATGCGACAAAAAACTGA
- a CDS encoding HD-GYP domain-containing protein, which yields MRQKTDYAVWIKGIVVQVGFVIAAIYIFYTSSSEWAAREHWGVLSTYTLLTIFSCFAPVRISNTILTVNNAVIFSGILLYGVWVGVWAAVIESLIIAFLVRFNPLKAIINIGQLLMTIWTVAFLKDWIEGFGTVSPIISDLFLAVVYWFVNLTLCGLGISYFHQMTWARTVKMMAKGFTSTYLLLLILAGVGSRLVELYGPLTLIPMMIAFITISYVFHHYYDNLQRLQQKVEEVKSFNHNFLTTMAASIDARDRYTSGHSQRVAYWGREIARDIGLAERKVEDVYIGGILHDIGKIGIEDEILNKKGKLTPEEYDKIKQHTVIGYEIILQAGMFNELLPAIRSHHERIDGRGYPDGLAGDEIPLMARILAISDAFDAMVADRPYRKGLPVEEALQEIRRGSGTQFDPILAEHFIRIVQRLPYEELQSIIGIESIPQKQLQEAMR from the coding sequence ATGCGACAAAAAACTGATTATGCGGTTTGGATAAAAGGGATTGTTGTACAGGTTGGATTTGTCATTGCAGCAATCTATATTTTTTACACATCTTCATCTGAATGGGCTGCTCGTGAGCATTGGGGGGTATTATCTACCTACACCCTCCTGACCATTTTTTCCTGTTTTGCTCCCGTGCGTATATCTAATACGATTTTAACAGTGAACAATGCTGTAATCTTTTCGGGTATCTTGTTGTACGGAGTCTGGGTCGGAGTATGGGCTGCTGTTATTGAATCTTTAATCATTGCTTTCCTGGTAAGGTTTAATCCGCTAAAAGCTATTATTAACATTGGGCAATTGTTAATGACAATATGGACAGTAGCGTTTTTGAAGGATTGGATCGAGGGCTTCGGAACTGTTTCTCCCATTATTAGCGATTTGTTTTTGGCTGTTGTGTATTGGTTTGTGAACCTGACTTTATGTGGATTGGGTATCTCCTATTTTCATCAAATGACATGGGCGCGAACCGTAAAGATGATGGCAAAAGGCTTTACCTCGACTTACTTGTTGCTTTTAATTCTAGCCGGAGTAGGTTCACGATTAGTAGAGTTATATGGTCCGTTAACGCTAATTCCTATGATGATTGCGTTTATTACGATCAGCTACGTCTTTCATCATTACTATGACAATCTTCAAAGGCTTCAGCAAAAAGTAGAAGAGGTCAAATCATTCAATCACAACTTCTTAACGACGATGGCTGCTTCCATTGACGCACGAGATCGATACACAAGTGGACATTCTCAGCGTGTAGCTTACTGGGGAAGAGAAATTGCGAGAGATATTGGTTTGGCCGAACGAAAAGTGGAGGATGTTTATATCGGGGGAATCCTGCACGACATTGGAAAAATCGGCATCGAAGACGAAATTCTCAATAAAAAAGGAAAGCTGACCCCGGAAGAGTACGACAAGATCAAGCAGCACACGGTCATTGGCTACGAAATTATTTTGCAAGCAGGGATGTTCAATGAATTGCTTCCTGCGATCCGCTCCCATCATGAGCGAATAGACGGAAGGGGATATCCGGATGGTTTAGCCGGGGATGAGATTCCGCTGATGGCGAGAATTTTAGCCATTTCAGATGCTTTCGATGCGATGGTCGCGGACAGGCCATATCGAAAAGGTTTGCCTGTGGAGGAAGCGCTTCAAGAAATCAGACGGGGCTCCGGTACCCAATTTGATCCGATATTGGCGGAGCATTTTATCAGAATCGTTCAGCGACTGCCGTACGAAGAGTTGCAGAGCATTATCGGAATAGAGTCCATCCCACAAAAACAGTTACAGGAGGCAATGAGATGA